A genome region from Dendrosporobacter quercicolus includes the following:
- a CDS encoding stage V sporulation protein D — translation MASATHVTIRKRVAWFFLFVSVIMIGLGCRLMYLQFYRSGWLTENAIDQRIRDIPVEAKRGIIYDRKGRELAVSMSTDSVYAIPAEISNAEETAAKLAAILALDQDKLAAKLKKRQAFTWIKRKIEDETAREVKKLNLPGIGLTQEGRRYYPHDQLAAHILGFTGIDSQGLDGVEMTFDNYLRGRPGSIIVEYDARGREIPYARHRFSAPTDGNNIYLTIDLVIQQIIERELEKVMKDTQAKAATIIVMQPKTGEILALANRPDYNPNQFADYPSKLWRNVAVSNAYEPGSTFKILTTSAVLGDKVVTPEERFFDPGGIEVQGRTIHCWKHGGHGSQTFREVVENSCNVGFVTAGLRLGKDPFYKYLNQFGLGKSTGIDLPGEAKGIMIDQNKATPINIATMSMGQSIAVTPIQLLSAVSAVANDGLRTRPQIVREIRSKNDEMIRGFQPDILNQVIDPDTARLVKSILEGVVTNGSGKNAFIEGYRIAGKTGTAQKVGAGGYMAGKYVASFAGFAPADNPELAMLVVIDEPVGMYYGGQIAAPVFGAVMKDLLQYLKVTPSVTGNEKVSTQAEHVIVPDLINLLVDDAVKELKKNNLEARTEETGDRVADQIPKPGSRMPQGSSVLLYTLTPRYNSGDITIPDCQGLTLTQSAEILSAVGLAIRPVGSGSVAVKQDPLAGSKAPPGTSVTIFFDE, via the coding sequence TTGGCGTCAGCAACACATGTTACCATAAGAAAAAGAGTGGCCTGGTTTTTCCTTTTTGTTTCGGTAATCATGATTGGACTAGGTTGTAGACTAATGTATCTCCAGTTTTATCGCAGTGGCTGGTTAACTGAAAATGCGATTGACCAACGGATTCGTGATATCCCGGTTGAAGCTAAACGCGGTATTATTTATGATCGCAAAGGAAGAGAATTAGCTGTTAGCATGAGCACTGATTCAGTTTACGCAATACCTGCAGAAATAAGCAACGCCGAGGAGACAGCAGCCAAATTGGCTGCTATTTTAGCGTTGGACCAAGATAAGCTTGCCGCCAAACTAAAAAAACGCCAGGCTTTTACCTGGATAAAACGCAAGATTGAGGATGAAACGGCGAGAGAAGTAAAGAAGCTCAATCTTCCGGGCATTGGCCTGACACAGGAAGGACGCCGTTATTATCCGCACGATCAGCTGGCGGCTCATATTCTTGGGTTTACGGGCATTGACAGCCAGGGCCTGGATGGTGTTGAAATGACCTTCGACAATTATCTGCGTGGGCGGCCGGGCAGTATTATTGTTGAATACGATGCCAGAGGGCGGGAGATACCTTACGCCAGACATCGATTTTCAGCGCCCACCGACGGCAATAATATTTATCTGACAATTGATTTGGTCATTCAACAAATTATCGAACGTGAACTGGAAAAAGTGATGAAAGATACCCAGGCCAAGGCCGCAACTATTATTGTAATGCAACCTAAAACCGGGGAAATTCTGGCACTGGCCAACCGCCCTGATTATAATCCCAATCAGTTTGCCGACTATCCGTCCAAATTATGGCGCAATGTTGCCGTGTCCAATGCGTACGAGCCGGGTTCCACTTTTAAAATTTTAACTACATCGGCCGTTTTGGGCGATAAGGTGGTAACGCCGGAAGAACGGTTTTTCGATCCCGGCGGAATAGAAGTGCAGGGCCGAACCATTCACTGCTGGAAGCATGGCGGGCATGGCAGCCAGACTTTTCGCGAAGTTGTCGAGAACTCCTGTAATGTGGGCTTTGTTACTGCCGGTCTCAGACTGGGTAAAGATCCGTTCTATAAATACTTAAATCAATTCGGGTTAGGTAAATCTACCGGAATTGATTTGCCTGGCGAAGCCAAAGGGATAATGATTGATCAAAATAAAGCTACACCGATTAATATTGCTACGATGTCAATGGGGCAAAGCATTGCGGTTACGCCTATTCAGCTGTTAAGCGCAGTTTCAGCGGTGGCGAATGACGGCTTGCGGACAAGGCCGCAAATTGTCCGGGAAATTCGCAGCAAAAATGATGAGATGATTCGCGGGTTTCAGCCGGATATCTTAAATCAGGTAATTGATCCGGATACTGCCCGCCTGGTGAAAAGTATTCTGGAAGGCGTTGTCACCAACGGTTCGGGCAAGAATGCCTTTATTGAAGGATACCGTATTGCCGGCAAAACCGGGACTGCGCAAAAAGTAGGCGCAGGAGGCTATATGGCCGGTAAATATGTTGCGTCCTTTGCCGGTTTTGCGCCGGCTGACAACCCGGAGCTCGCTATGCTGGTGGTCATAGATGAGCCGGTCGGGATGTATTATGGTGGGCAGATTGCGGCGCCGGTATTTGGAGCTGTCATGAAAGACCTTCTTCAGTATTTAAAGGTTACGCCCAGCGTTACCGGAAACGAAAAAGTCAGCACGCAGGCTGAACATGTAATAGTGCCTGATCTGATCAATTTACTGGTGGATGACGCGGTAAAAGAATTGAAAAAAAATAATCTTGAAGCCCGGACTGAGGAGACTGGCGACCGGGTGGCGGATCAAATCCCCAAACCCGGCAGCCGGATGCCGCAGGGGTCGAGCGTATTGTTGTATACGCTTACGCCCCGCTACAATTCCGGTGATATTACTATACCGGACTGCCAGGGGCTCACCCTGACCCAATCGGCCGAAATATTATCTGCTGTGGGTCTGGCGATCAGGCCGGTCGGTTCGGGTTCCGTTGCGGTGAAACAAGACCCGCTTGCGGGCAGTAAAGCGCCTCCGGGAACCAGTGTAACCATTTTCTTTGATGAATAG
- a CDS encoding septum formation initiator family protein has translation MLVSKKQEWELYQEEPAPVITTSKPSLNTGLRAKCLIVVVLLALIAMFVTVRSEAIIRAGYDLVQLKAQLIKAEKENELLRLEIAKLKSPQRIQAIAANELGMVVPPDVYVINSEHQVRGEMAAGEKQNLWSSITSALKNGKTEADRDIKN, from the coding sequence ATGTTAGTAAGCAAAAAACAAGAATGGGAGTTATACCAAGAAGAACCGGCCCCTGTCATTACCACGAGCAAACCAAGTCTGAATACCGGCTTGAGGGCAAAATGCCTGATTGTCGTTGTTTTGCTGGCGCTGATTGCAATGTTTGTCACAGTGAGAAGTGAGGCGATCATCAGAGCTGGTTACGATTTAGTTCAGCTAAAAGCCCAATTAATTAAGGCTGAAAAAGAAAATGAACTGCTGCGATTGGAGATTGCAAAATTAAAATCGCCGCAGCGTATTCAGGCAATTGCAGCGAATGAGCTTGGCATGGTCGTTCCTCCTGATGTTTATGTCATAAATAGTGAGCACCAGGTCCGGGGTGAGATGGCGGCAGGTGAAAAGCAGAACTTATGGAGCAGCATAACCAGTGCATTAAAGAACGGAAAAACGGAGGCCGACAGGGACATTAAAAATTGA
- the rsmH gene encoding 16S rRNA (cytosine(1402)-N(4))-methyltransferase RsmH, protein MEFHHISVLWEETLAALVKNPEGTYVDCTLGGGGHAGGIVERLTLNGHFIGIDQDPAAINAGKARLAKAECQVDIVNSNFSNIRQVLADLQVEAVDGILFDLGVSSHQLDAAERGFSYMQDAPLDMRMNPEHGFSAFHVVNQYSEAELTKILYTYGEERWAKRIARFIVEARKNSAIGTTGQLVDIIKKAIPAAARREGPHPAKRTFQAIRIEVNQELGVLKDAFTAACSLLKPGGRLCIITFHSLEDRIAKQTLQGLAKACICPPQLPVCRCENKAQLKILGKPVAASMDEVAQNPRARSAKLRVAEKL, encoded by the coding sequence ATGGAATTTCATCACATCAGTGTACTATGGGAAGAAACCTTGGCCGCATTGGTTAAAAATCCCGAGGGAACATATGTTGATTGTACGCTCGGCGGGGGCGGACATGCCGGAGGAATTGTAGAAAGACTTACCCTAAACGGCCATTTTATCGGTATTGATCAGGATCCTGCCGCAATAAACGCCGGGAAAGCAAGGCTGGCAAAGGCTGAATGCCAGGTTGATATCGTCAATAGTAATTTTAGCAATATTAGGCAGGTTCTGGCCGATTTACAGGTTGAAGCTGTGGACGGCATACTCTTCGACCTGGGGGTATCGTCCCATCAGCTGGATGCCGCAGAACGGGGTTTTTCTTATATGCAGGATGCGCCTTTGGATATGCGGATGAATCCTGAGCATGGTTTTTCGGCTTTTCATGTGGTAAATCAGTATAGTGAAGCTGAGCTGACCAAAATTCTGTATACCTATGGTGAAGAGCGCTGGGCGAAAAGAATTGCGCGGTTCATCGTCGAGGCCCGCAAAAACAGCGCAATCGGCACAACCGGACAACTGGTGGATATCATAAAAAAGGCAATCCCTGCAGCAGCCAGGCGGGAAGGCCCCCATCCGGCCAAACGTACTTTTCAGGCCATACGGATTGAGGTTAATCAAGAATTAGGCGTGCTGAAAGACGCATTTACGGCTGCCTGCAGTCTGTTGAAACCAGGCGGGCGCTTATGTATCATTACTTTTCACTCCCTGGAGGATCGGATTGCCAAACAAACGCTGCAAGGTCTGGCTAAAGCCTGTATTTGTCCGCCGCAATTGCCGGTATGCAGGTGTGAGAATAAGGCTCAGCTAAAAATTCTGGGCAAACCGGTTGCCGCGTCAATGGATGAAGTTGCGCAAAATCCCCGGGCCCGCAGCGCGAAATTACGGGTTGCCGAAAAGTTGTAA
- the mraZ gene encoding division/cell wall cluster transcriptional repressor MraZ, translating into MLMGEYLHTIDNKGRIILPAKLREELGEQFILTKGLDNCLFVYSKAEWAILENKLKQLPLGKPEARAFVRFFFAGAAELDCDKQGRVLLPVNLREYAKLDKEVAVIGVSNRVEIWSRECWDKYNEEISPTVAQMAEDLACLGI; encoded by the coding sequence ATGTTGATGGGAGAATATCTGCATACTATTGATAATAAAGGCCGGATCATATTGCCTGCCAAGTTGCGTGAGGAGCTTGGCGAGCAGTTTATTTTGACCAAAGGCTTGGATAACTGCCTGTTTGTATACAGTAAAGCAGAATGGGCAATTCTAGAGAATAAACTAAAGCAGCTGCCGTTGGGCAAGCCGGAAGCCCGGGCTTTTGTACGGTTCTTCTTTGCCGGAGCGGCGGAATTGGACTGTGATAAACAAGGGCGGGTTCTGCTGCCGGTGAACTTAAGGGAATATGCCAAATTGGATAAAGAGGTTGCGGTGATTGGTGTTTCCAACCGGGTGGAAATCTGGAGCAGGGAATGCTGGGATAAATATAATGAAGAAATCAGCCCGACGGTGGCGCAGATGGCTGAAGATCTCGCTTGTTTAGGAATATAA